One genomic window of Branchiostoma lanceolatum isolate klBraLanc5 chromosome 5, klBraLanc5.hap2, whole genome shotgun sequence includes the following:
- the LOC136435718 gene encoding uncharacterized protein has product MDRKRKSENSELKQRKKRASSPPPPEESALEITISNAVIKGYHIYQRRPLIGLRLNVVSEHDNQHDKNAMAVFMPALGQIPVDQHDLVTDVKRRLTVRQIAGTSVGHLPASLASILSRMVSDGEVTAMTCVATGPPRRSFWPWPEAGQKGGGPLIPCQVHVQVKDKGKAMATLGAAFSDLGPEKTVLTLL; this is encoded by the exons ATGGATAGAAAAC GTAAAAGCGAAAACTCGGAGCTAAAACAGAGGAAGAAAAGAGCATCTTCCCCCCCGCCCCCCGAGGAGAGCGCCTTGGAGATCACTATTAGCAACGCTGTGATAAAAGG ATATCATATCTATCAGCGGCGGCCGTTAATTGGGCTAAGGTTGAATGTAGTGTCGGAGCACGACAACCAACATGACAAGAACGCTATGGCGGTGTTCATGCCAGCGCTGGGACAGATTCCAGTGGATCAGCACGACCTAGTCACCGACGTCAAGCGTCGTCTCACTGTCAGACAGATCGCCGGGACGTCTGTAGGCCACCTACCAGCAAGCCTGGCGTCGATCCTAAGTCGAATGGTGTCAGATGGCGAGGTGACGGCAATGACATG CGTCGCCACAGGGCCACCCCGAAGATCATTTTGGCCTTGGCCCGAAGCGGGACAGAAAGGAGGCGGTCCTCTGATCCCCTGCCAAGTTCACGTCCAGGTGAAGGACAAGGGGAAGGCCATGGCAACGCTTGGGGCAGCTTTTAGCGACCTTGGCCCGGAGAAGACGGTCTTGACCCTCCTCTGA